CCGCAGGTAGCCGAGTGAGCGAATCCCCATAATCCTTCACCTGGTCAGGAAGTCGATGGACAGTTGGTTGAACTCGTCGAACTTCTCCAGCTGGGCCCAGTGCCCGCAGCGGCCGAACACGTGCAGCTGGGCCCGCGGGATGGTCTTCAGCGCCAGCAACGCGCCGTCCAGCGGGTTGACCCGGTCCTCCCGGCCCCAGATCAGCAGCACCCGCTGCCGTAGCCGGTGCGCCTCCCGCCAGAGCATGCCCAGCTCGTAGCCATCGGGGTCGGCGAAGGACGCACCCATCGCCGCCATCGCGGCCAGCGACTCCGGTGCGCTCGCCGCGGCGAACCGCTCCGCCACCAGCTCCTCGGTGATCAGCGACTGGTCGTAGACCATCACCCGCAGGAAGGCCTCCAGCTTCTCCTTGCTGGGCCCGGGTGGCGCGGCGAACCGGGCCAGGTTCTTGATGCCCTCGGTCGGATCGGGTGAGAACACGTTGACACTCAGCCCGCCAGGACCCATCAGCACCAGCCTGCCTGCCCGGTCCGGATGGTCCAGCGCCAGCCGCACCGCCGCGCCGCCGCCCAGCGAGTTGCCGACGATATGCGCCCGCTCGATGCGCAGCGCGTCCAGCAGGCCGACCACGGCGTTCGCGCTGTGCCGGAAGTACTGCGGGTGCTCGGTCGGCTTGTCCGAGCGGCCGAAACCCGGCTGGTCCACCGCGATGGTGCGGAAGGACTTGGCGAACACCGGGATGTTGCGCGCGAAGTTACTCCACGCCGAGGCTCCCGGCCCGCCGCCGTGCAGCAACAGCACCGTCTGCTCGTGTTCGGCGCCCGCCTCGTGATAGTGCAGCCGGAGGCCACCGGCGATCTCGACGTACTTGCCCTCGGTCATCGGTGCCCCTAGACCATCGAATCCTGGACCGGGAGGCCGAACTCCCCGGTACCGAACATCGTGTAGGCACGTTCCGGATCATTGGCGGCATGCACCCGCCCTGCGTGCGCGTCCCGCCAGAACCGCTGGATCGGGGTGCCCACCTTGAGCGCCCGGCCGCCGGAGTTCTCGAAGAGCCGGTCGATCGCCGCGATCGCCCGCTCGGTGCCGCGCACCTGGTCCCTGCGCACCCGCAGCCGGGTGGAGAACGGCAGCTTCTCCCCCGCCTCGGCGTGCGCGTACAGCTCACCGATGTTGTGCGTGAGCTGCAGCCAGGCCGCGTCGATCTCGCTGGCGGCCTCGGCGATCCGCACCTTCGCGAAGGGGTCCTCATTGGACTTCTCGCCCGCGTAGGCTGCCCGGACCCGCTTGCCCTGATGCTCCACATGCGCCTCGT
The sequence above is drawn from the Amycolatopsis aidingensis genome and encodes:
- the hsaD gene encoding 4,5:9,10-diseco-3-hydroxy-5,9,17-trioxoandrosta-1(10),2-diene-4-oate hydrolase; the protein is MTEGKYVEIAGGLRLHYHEAGAEHEQTVLLLHGGGPGASAWSNFARNIPVFAKSFRTIAVDQPGFGRSDKPTEHPQYFRHSANAVVGLLDALRIERAHIVGNSLGGGAAVRLALDHPDRAGRLVLMGPGGLSVNVFSPDPTEGIKNLARFAAPPGPSKEKLEAFLRVMVYDQSLITEELVAERFAAASAPESLAAMAAMGASFADPDGYELGMLWREAHRLRQRVLLIWGREDRVNPLDGALLALKTIPRAQLHVFGRCGHWAQLEKFDEFNQLSIDFLTR